A genomic stretch from Frigoribacterium sp. PvP032 includes:
- a CDS encoding thioester domain-containing protein, whose amino-acid sequence MTPQTTSTRPSRQLLLPLLLLLVAVLVAPLAFASPASAVASTGLGTGYIWRGDGVSYLGTYLLADGRKAFCLEAGKTSPVGNEYDTATGADVFPISSEDHARLAYIARTWAGTDDQDTAAAGQLAVWSITGLAGQTARYYAGRANERWPIVLEKMQQMLDESTREASTSVSASLAVDLQPDGTGTLRTDVVVDRVTGGPTVLEPTFAGAVSLTGAVFTDGTAASSARNGETMSFRATGDLPEMTVGVESRFDDLPYGRVMTVGSSAAGSQMILFSGGASVTATGTASASALSPLPFRPRVSTVTSDTVAEQGAVLTDQLTLAVEPGDGLLSEWGRIVVDGGWAPIPVTVRSRLLGPFSERPVEAADWPADAPVVCDVEVRVVEGPGTYTTPGCELPGGGWYTWVESIDPADTSVEDGRDRLRGWKSPFGTATETTVLPWSPRIDTAIVGASVVEPGACVSDALLVSGWNTEVEEVVVDTLLIGPFAELPAEGTELGDVDGLERDGLVAGRVSTTVNGDGLVETACLPVAEVGDYAFVYTSEGTPAGTEGHQVVPAFADTRVHDTESFRVEAPVDTPVETEAPAVPVALAFTGTDLGGLALGISLAGGLLIAGGIAGHVVRRRRHAASGRSAELGPDVAVDLP is encoded by the coding sequence ATGACACCTCAGACCACCTCGACCAGACCCTCGCGGCAGCTGCTCCTGCCCCTCCTGCTCCTCCTCGTGGCGGTGCTCGTGGCACCGCTCGCCTTCGCCTCCCCGGCCAGCGCCGTGGCGTCGACCGGGCTCGGCACCGGCTACATCTGGCGAGGTGACGGCGTCTCGTACCTCGGCACGTACCTCCTCGCCGACGGGCGCAAGGCCTTCTGCCTCGAGGCAGGCAAGACGTCGCCGGTCGGCAACGAGTACGACACGGCCACGGGCGCGGACGTGTTCCCGATCTCGAGCGAGGACCACGCGCGTCTCGCCTACATCGCCCGCACCTGGGCGGGCACCGATGACCAGGACACCGCGGCCGCGGGCCAGCTGGCCGTGTGGAGCATCACGGGCCTGGCCGGCCAGACCGCCCGCTACTACGCGGGCCGCGCCAACGAGCGCTGGCCGATCGTCCTCGAGAAGATGCAGCAGATGCTCGACGAGTCCACCCGTGAGGCCTCCACCTCCGTCTCGGCCTCGCTGGCCGTCGACCTGCAGCCCGACGGCACCGGCACGCTCCGCACGGACGTCGTCGTCGACCGTGTCACCGGCGGCCCGACCGTCCTCGAGCCGACGTTCGCGGGGGCCGTCTCGTTGACCGGCGCCGTCTTCACCGACGGCACCGCCGCCTCCTCGGCACGGAACGGCGAGACGATGTCGTTCCGGGCGACGGGCGACCTCCCCGAGATGACCGTGGGAGTGGAGTCACGGTTCGACGATCTCCCCTACGGCCGCGTGATGACCGTCGGCAGCAGCGCCGCGGGTTCGCAGATGATCCTGTTCTCCGGCGGCGCGAGCGTCACGGCGACCGGCACCGCGAGCGCCAGCGCGTTGTCGCCTCTGCCCTTCCGTCCCCGTGTCTCCACCGTGACCAGCGACACCGTCGCGGAGCAGGGTGCGGTGCTCACCGATCAGCTCACGCTCGCCGTCGAGCCAGGTGACGGCCTCCTGTCGGAGTGGGGCCGCATCGTGGTCGACGGAGGCTGGGCGCCCATCCCGGTGACCGTCCGCAGCCGCCTCCTCGGCCCGTTCTCCGAGCGTCCGGTCGAGGCCGCTGACTGGCCCGCCGACGCCCCTGTGGTCTGCGACGTCGAGGTGCGCGTGGTGGAGGGGCCGGGCACCTACACGACGCCGGGCTGCGAGCTGCCCGGCGGCGGCTGGTACACGTGGGTCGAGTCGATCGACCCCGCCGACACGTCCGTCGAGGACGGCCGCGATCGGCTGCGCGGCTGGAAGTCGCCCTTCGGCACGGCCACCGAGACGACCGTCCTGCCCTGGTCCCCGCGCATCGACACCGCGATCGTCGGTGCCTCGGTCGTCGAGCCGGGCGCCTGCGTCAGCGACGCCCTCCTGGTCTCCGGGTGGAACACCGAGGTCGAGGAGGTGGTGGTCGACACGCTGCTGATCGGCCCGTTCGCCGAGCTGCCCGCCGAGGGCACGGAACTCGGCGACGTCGACGGCCTCGAGCGTGACGGTCTCGTCGCGGGACGCGTCTCCACCACCGTGAACGGTGACGGGCTGGTCGAGACGGCCTGCCTGCCAGTGGCGGAGGTGGGCGACTATGCCTTCGTCTACACCTCGGAAGGCACGCCCGCAGGCACCGAGGGGCACCAGGTCGTCCCTGCGTTCGCCGACACCCGGGTGCACGACACCGAGTCGTTCCGGGTCGAGGCGCCCGTCGACACGCCCGTCGAGACCGAGGCGCCAGCAGTGCCGGTCGCGCTGGCGTTCACCGGCACGGACCTCGGCGGCCTGGCCCTCGGGATCTCGCTCGCCGGCGGGTTGCTCATCGCAGGCGGGATCGCCGGGCACGTCGTCCGACGTCGACGCCACGCAGCCTCCGGGCGGTCTGCAGAGCTCGGCCCTGACGTGGCGGTCGACCTGCCGTGA